The DNA segment TCAAACTGGCAATAATATGCCAACCGTGGGATTCCTACTCGTGACCTGGGTGATCAAAGGCCAAAGATCTAACCGTGTGATCTAGCCGTCCAAAAAAAGCGTATAAGTTATCGTGATGTTTATGCAAGGAAAGGAGACACTAATTCCTGTTACTTTTTTGTAATAAACTTCCATACTAAGATAATACTGATTCACTTTGCAAATATTTCCATATAAGGATTGCTTAAAGTAACATTGTGCTATATAAAGTCCAAATGATTAAGTTGTACACTTTAAGCACAAGATAAAATACAAATCACAAAActctttatttcaaaatatatCTTACCACTTTTGtaacatttttctaaaaaaacGGTTGATATTATTTCTTCACCTGTCTCATGTTATAAATTAATCACTCATATTAAATCGAAATGACCATTATGTAATGATATAATTATAATAACATAAGTAAGTAATGTAGCTATGTTAATTGAGTATGTAATTAGGAAAATTTAGTGGAACATTCATTACAAAAACCATTTTAATTAGAGGATTACAAGAAGCGAATAATATACTTGTACGATGTGCTTAACACGTTCGATGAAAGAGAGAGAGCGTATGATAAGTGGTTACGTAGACGCCATATGTATTACagttaaaacaaaatatataagtaTTTATGCGGATGTGTTAGTTATCATATTCATTTTGTATCAGGTGTACCCAATACATATCTTTCTTTGCAATAACTTGTTATAACCTATTAACAAAGTAACTTGACATAACAATGTTTATCCATATGAAACACATTATATAAGATATTTTTTTATCTATAATTAACAAAATCAtcaaaatgaaaaagaaaaatattGCACCCTAATACTTTATTTGAACTTGTCACCAAAAGAACAAGAAGAATTCACAAAAGTTTATTATTATATCATCTGACAATATCAAACATAAATACTATAGGAAAAGGAGTAAACATATCAACATAAAGTCTAACAACCTCACATAACACTAGTTTTTTTAAACTAATGTTTTGACTTGATTTTATGCACTACTTTGAACAATGTTCATAATTGAAAGTGCTATAGCAGACAACTGGAAAGTCGCATCATTTCTCTTGGTTAACGGTGAAACGATACCCTTTTTTTGTTTAAATCCATCTTCACAAGTTGTAGTGGCATCCATAACCGAACTTATTTGCACATTCGCATCAAAAAAGCGTTTGGAATTATAACTCTCCATGGCTTGTTTGATGCCTGAAATAGCATCAGAATAAAGTTCAAAACAATCATCCAAACATGACTTCACATAGGGATCAAGCTTCTTTGTATTATTCTTGAGCAACTGCTTGATGTAACACCTTGTGTCCGTGACGTTATACCTCGTTAGTCTAATGGAGATCATCCCTAGACCCTTAAGGTTAGCACAATGGCTAGCCGGCGCAGCTTGAAGAGAAGTCGTGCAAAATTGGAGCTTCACATTAGGGTCTTGTTGTGAAGAAGTTTTGCAAGTGTCATATATGAGATCTTGGCCATTGATGGATAACAAGAATAaggaaaataaaaacaatgtaagatagaaagatgaagaaCTCATTTTTCTTATGTaactttggggggggggggggggtaggtaaAATGTTTCTTGGTTTTCTTGTGAACAATGAGTGGATTTATAGGGAATGAATCCTTTTTATTTAAGATAGAGCATGTACAACTTGACATTGTGAGTACGTTATTACTTTCTTTTTCAGTTAAAGGAAATGAAACCTTCATTTTTCTATAAAGTAAAACCGTTAGTTTTATATAAACTAAAATCGTCACAAAATTCAGTAGTCAAATTTGTCTAAAAATAAATCTATAAACTAATAGCATGCACCTTTTGGTATTAATATTTTCTAGAAAAAAAAATGATTCTTGATAGTAAACATGTCTTTGTTCAAACTTGTAAAACTTAATATActtgaaaatgaaattaaaagaGAATATATGTGACAAAAAGAAAACCGTTCGGATCCAAAAATGGTTCTAAAACGAACAACGAATCCGATTACCGGTTCCAATTCAATCTGATTCGCCGATTTGAGATTATATACATTAAATACATATTCATTTTGAACCGGTTTGGCCCATATCTTTTTCCAGTCCATTCCAATACAATGAGTTTATCACTCGAGGCAATCCCAAACCAATTTCAGACTGAACCGGTTTGGCACAAAGTCTGGTTTATGCACATCGAAAGGGGACGATTTCTCCTAATCAATAAAGTTACAAAATTACTTAAAAAATTAAATGCAATTTAACAATTGATTCGTAATGTTCATTTTGATTTACTAATTTGATTTGTATGAAAGGAATGATTATAAAATTATAGGGTGAATCTAAAATACAAAAGGGGAAAAGTTGAGGGTATAATTGTGATTTGTGAAAGATTGTTGATTCACTTATGATTTAAGGAAGTATTAACTTCACCAAAGTTTTTAAGTAACAGTAACACCTGATTATCACAccagatttttttattttaatccGTTTGACTAATAGGTCTTATACTTTGATCAATTCATGTAAATGTTAAGTAGTTTTGATTggataataaatatatattaactGCTCGTTTTTAGACGTCGAAAAGTCATTGAAAGTTATTTCAGAATTACATGGTTGATGGAAAGTTGTATGAGAACTGAGCATTAAGAGGAACTCGTAAGTAGTGGTAATTGATTATCATTAGTAACTATGataaggccatggggtatggggcttgggttggggcatttttcatacactcttcTATGCCCGACATGGCGGGTTATGCATCGTATATCGGGAATCGTGtgtttactaacttcccacacaccgaCGATTCGATACCTACCCCGTTTTCACAATCGCCCATCcacctttcaccaacctccatcgacctttcacaaaacgaatccgttcccgaaactcaaccacccaatgatggtccttccgcatcgaaacccatcaaaaagagaagtcataagaaaaaaaccgaggcggataaagtagttgaaacggccaaacgaaaacaacaaaaatgggtcgttgctgaagaagttgcattggcgagggcttggtgATGTATGTCGAGTCACGAACCCGTCAATGTACAACGGCTGGGTCGCCAACCTGGGTCAACTTGCTCCAAAAATCATGCAATCACCCACGATCAGTTTATCATGCAAGCTCCCATCTTCCATTTATTTTatgtattttctttttatttaattttagaaTTAAGTGCATGGGCACATAGTGGGTAGGTAGTTAATTTCTTCAGGTAACCgtatttttgttttatattaaTTAGGATCAATGAATGTAAAAAAGAGGACAGTATGTTTTTGAGTATGAGATTTTTCTCTTTGGTTGGTTTATCTCAATGGATTTTGAGTTAAATTGATTGTGTCTATGCTAGCTCAATTGTGGCATATTGAGTGGTGTTCTTAGACCCGAATTTATAGCCGGAGTGGTGATTTCTGTATCTTCGGGAGTGATTCGCAGCCCTACTGTTGGTTTTGGTGGTGTATCTGTATCCAAAACGAACCGTAGATCTATCTTTTATTTTACCGTTTTATTTGACCGGTGATTCGGGGTCTTACTCCTGTCATAATGATATACAGAGACGTGAAATTTAGGAACAAATTAACCCAATGAATTATGTGTAGAAATTAACAACAAATCCCCGAGTTACAGTCGCACCACTCGAAAACTGGTTGGGCAACCTCCTTGATTCCACGCTACAGACTCACCACGTAGAATTCAATTAGGGTCCTAGATCACCTTCTAACCTGCCACCGATTAGAATAGCAAGGAACAAAGAAATTCTCAGATAGAATTGCTAAATTTTAGACTCCAAAAACTGCCTTCTCATTCATGTACGATCATTACAAAAAGCAGTGGAATCAAGAAACTGATTAACCACCCACTAAGCATACAATTAGGGAAACATAAAAACTAACTTGAAAAAgtcaaataaattaaaataaagaaGGAAAACTTGCGCAGGAAATTGAAATACGAACTGGACTTGTATGCGTGGTGGCTTGTGGGCTGGCTCATGGATTGGGCTGTGCTTGGATAGAGCAGACCCAATTTATGAGAACCGGAATTTGGGTCGTGGCTGTAGAGTTGCTGGGATTGGGCCCGTGCCTATCACTTAGTGTCAACAATCTCAACATTCAACTTTAGGTAATATCTTAACCTTTGTTTTTAttaatggttattttttatataagtttgtaatatattaaatttttttttattaaaataggaaattcgcaACATCGAACCGCCTTGTGGGAATCGGTTAGTAGAGtattccatgaagaaatgggaagggagacttatcgtgaaaacgatagcttatcctcaaagtggagcgagataagcacccaacttacaaaatttagtggttttttaaataaagcaaagcaaaaccctaaaagtggtgaaaccgaagccgacattTTGACAAATACAGTGGTCACATTCAAATCAAATGTGAAgaccgacttccgtttcatgcattgttgggagatttgtaagttccatccaaagtgggcggctatccccattggtagcgaaactaactcgtcttccaaaaggtcaagggcctcgtcccaagcccaatctgatgcacgagatcaagagtttgaggaccttttggatgattcgTCAAGCCCAAACCGTCCTGAGTATGGAAGAAATGCCTCAAAAAAGCGTGGTCAAAAATCTAGATCTGGTACGGCAtcgccttcagctgggagttctggctcgcgtaggggaatatacagcgagcagttggatgacatttcatgcaagttggatacattcaacgtattccaacaataaagggccgaaatacgaaggagcaaagaagctagagatgccgcTAGAGATGCCCAGAAACAAAACCGagatgatttgaaatttctatccCAGCCCATTGATCACCTACAGGGTGACGAGTTACAACTAGTCTTGGCattgagagaagagataaaaaaacaaatataaaagttagaattttttttttgtaattttctttatttaaaatcattaaaaaaattaaatttgttgttttaaataatattaagagttaattgccaaaatcaccCCTGAGATTtgggcacatttgccattttcgtccaaaatgacacttttgtaccattttgcccccccccccacgtttgtaactttttgccattttcatccaaaccactaacttagtttattttttctgttaagttaaaggatatttggatgaaaatggcaaatataaaccacagggacgaaaatggaaACTAtgctcaaactctttttaatttcttttatttagttaattttgtcacatatataaattaaaaagaatatacatgcaatttttatacgaaaaaaaataatagttttgtcacatacttttttttataaattttcatccatccacaaagttaatttttttctattaaggcgaaagatgttttaaattttataaattaattttttgtATCAAGGTTATTATATGTTGTCTTTTGTTCAATAGAACTTTGTTTTCTTTCTCTAAGTAACATGAATATTTCGATTATGTTTTTGAGAGTTTAACAAGAAAATAGCTCGTCGTGAAAAGTGTTTATCACAAAATATTAGATGGCATTATACTTactatttggtgggtaattttaaggtttggtaacggtACGTTGTTTGATGGGGGCACTGGCTTTTGTTTTTcgttaggagcgaatttaaaagagtagaagatgaattaaaaacttggtacatatgataatatttgtttatttgacatttttctaTAAGGTCAcaagcattttagttttataaaaattagaggtttaagtagatttatttttataaaattgatctatataaacaattggaaattaatttctgtattaatttataaaatttaaaacatccttcgtcttaatagaaaaaaattaacttagttagtggttggatgaaaatttataaaaaatatgtgagaaaactattatttttttcatataaaaattgcatgtatattcttttttattatatatgtgacaaaattaactaaataaaagaaattaaaaagagtttgagcacatttgtcattttcgtccctgtggtttatagttgtcattttcatccaaatatcattcaacttaacagaaaaaataaactaagttagttgtttggatgaaaatggcaaaaagttacaaacgtggggggcaaaatggtacaaaagtgtcattttagacgaaaatggcaaatgtgctcaaacctcaagggcgattttggcaattaactctaatattAAAATAGCCCAGCgggtcagcccagcgaagcccaccaaacccacgccccaaacccccgccccaccataccgtgttGAATGTGGATTTAGCCCATGTCTGCcacccattccacgtgtcaaccaatTTCCAACCCAAGTctcaacccaagccccaccataccccatggtctaagCTATAACTTGGTTTATTGGGTGAACTATAATCGTGAGGATCTAAAACTGATCATGGGCCGCCATACATCGTCATTGGGTTTCTCCCTTATCTTTATATAAATTGTTTAGAAACAACCGGAATCACGGTTTTATGTGCTAATGGTTAATAGCTCTACCTttttactaaaaaataaaaaataaaaaaaaaaaaaataaaataaaaaaactttaGCATCTCCTCCACAAGCCTCTTCTTCGTCTCTCTCCCTGCATCTCTTGCTCAAAGACTCATTTCTTGTTGGCAACCACTTTATCAAGCGAAGGCATACAATGGTCGCAAACCCCCAAATACATTACTGTCTATCTCTGTATGGGGGTTAAATGAGTATACTTTAGTGATACTGTCAAAATTTCATGCATCTAAATAACAAAAGCCAAGTATtgtgttgtcattttcatctacaATACAATACAAGGAAAAAATGAGTCATAGTACCCATTCACGGGCATCAAAAACAAATTCAGTGTATATTGTG comes from the Helianthus annuus cultivar XRQ/B chromosome 4, HanXRQr2.0-SUNRISE, whole genome shotgun sequence genome and includes:
- the LOC110934999 gene encoding putative invertase inhibitor, encoding MSSSSFYLTLFLFSLFLLSINGQDLIYDTCKTSSQQDPNVKLQFCTTSLQAAPASHCANLKGLGMISIRLTRYNVTDTRCYIKQLLKNNTKKLDPYVKSCLDDCFELYSDAISGIKQAMESYNSKRFFDANVQISSVMDATTTCEDGFKQKKGIVSPLTKRNDATFQLSAIALSIMNIVQSSA